One genomic window of Branchiostoma lanceolatum isolate klBraLanc5 chromosome 5, klBraLanc5.hap2, whole genome shotgun sequence includes the following:
- the LOC136435339 gene encoding uncharacterized protein: MADDQPADIPTIIEPVSDDTTGQGAPEEGEVPSATAETTISVEITDSEKGENVTEADNAVVQDDGKQVENGTEKGPEGSETAEEGDDGTKKDGEKTSGTKDDGTGEESHKVTMTITIAMAIPTVEDEGPTIEEMLQKKKRLLEAPKAQYYFHLEYYLLPDDPEPQKVDLVTFGMAAKIYTEHDSKVVKTWMEGELTWVAWTHSHKITVTKETLLKLYRHELKLRIWDSKDKVSPRARFDRPKAFRLPGGGDELAGVKSLVLKQSQSFVDMQPLKTRQGIRSEVSKQRDQYSKNQQGEAGQSGKSGQQKSPDKQVPDEASPEKGRSPSKEPQALSPAQGKSPSPRVKAPSPQGKAPASPVDEEEVSQEGIRTYDRLSQLAGVSPTREVESRGKKGSKEATPSSYHVPMARRVSEQEIADHGGVQRANQRVEKEIKKGDSSPVAATSTREPSRQLSEFGKLRHPLPTEEEGGKKKTRKKDSSAAAAMENIKKFGAAVIPLSMKILFAGKQSITNRLDKPGPFIQDVYVTVALDGALMSEKHLRELNPLIIKVAHASNMPATPLNYQLLKDKCEPTYICYKFLDQDVHRSIGREQDNNVYWDDLNVILTGTLDPGELREFLIGPPLEVEVHDRDRLDSTLKKPPTIFGDDMEDDKIHNVGMITARRTTHNPLKEREKVWDPYGVAKFDMSDLLLGQKSMNLTAPIHCCPLPDMAGIRTENGKLVGIIGAVDGPEAAPLPTGHYLETNAQLKIRLEVAYPLRHLAPARLKNKVQTPPEKVESADTASDGGKPEEPVDVKPPQCPFARIIFMFPYHDKEFLHRLQAEVTAINAAALQLDQMPQHVIEAALSTYKLSVEQQKSKSLDIVTGFQVLDGEVHVFVLEGLRDKAIHRIWTALPRPAVADDVFFKVLYNSEMTFRRRLYAELDVDLCRVRLHEPISVIVQQPLLYVRDMVPKPCFDSLARIDKMLQSTKLRDVTRNDLFPTAEMVVSMSKEFGIPLTMEDFEDLKKPDSEEQPSDEFTATPMDMRRPWTPLDMYNYEYEEFVKQREMLGPLRDYVRENIDLVDQLARIPKHKKGKTIAAMPVHGRVHNYSTQALNSTELAKELLRQELAKEPDARFTLCQDYHHSMTVDPVDLEAVRKQQATESRDMWRTKDGFIYPGMKTTLECNVHPHKPGEARVDDLRKPWREGLLHAAQLKPTLPRRERYSWDERTSDLDLWKRPLLHFGSSAPITIHLPGKLREEEIMDAAMKDYEDWRSKIVPNDTQMHFHRINKDTELKQRGKRSGNQLDRLRGLLKDDPRKLALSKSGFSLKEIPPLSVVNYPSVDRDSREAGKTLLPAVENEGEERGPGFTPGPHTAHSWLLEKNKIPVRDMEHDRFISTRGGDFNVYHKDRSVLHSRSIPPLHPVERDNNLFKTPPKARVPSPPTKDRHFTPDDKTGRNFYKIFPGPDALKNLRSEMVME, encoded by the exons ATGGCAGACGACCAGCCAGCTGACATCCCGACCATTATAGAGCCTGTGTCAGACGATACAACTGGCCAGGGTGCTCCTGAAGAGGGGGAGGTGCCCTCAGCAACAGCAGAAACAACCATATCAGTTGAAATCACAGATTCGGAAAAAGGAGAAAATGTAACAGAAGCAGACAATGCTGTAGTACAAGACGATGGGAAACAGGTCGAGAATGGTACAGAAAAAGGACCTGAAGGATCAGAAACTGCTGAAGAAGGGGATGATGGGACAAAGAAGGATGGAGAGAAAACCTCTGGTACAAAGGATGATGGGACGGGAGAGGAATCTCACAAAGTTACTATGACAATTACGATTGCCATGGCTATTCCAACAG TTGAAGACGAAGGCCCCACAATAGAAGAAATGCTTCAGAAGAAGAAGCGACTCCTGGAGGCTCCCAAGGCCCAGTACTACTTCCACCTGGAGTACTATCTCCTCCCTGATGACCCAGAGCCTCAGAAGGTCGACCTGGTGACCTTCGGAATGGCGGCCAAGATCTACACGGAACACGACTCCAAGGTGGTGAAGACCTGGATGGAGGGGGAGCTCACCTGGGTTGCCTGGACACACAG CCACAAAATCACAGTTACCAAAGAGACATTGCTGAAGCTGTACAGACATGAGCTGAAGCTGAGGATATGGGACAGCAAGGACAAGGTGTCACCACGGGCACGGTTCGACCGACCAAAGGCCTTCAGGCTGCCAGGG GGAGGTGATGAGCTGGCGGGGGTgaagtccttggtgctgaaacagtCGCAAAGCTTCGTGGACATGCAGCCGCTGAAGACACGGCAGGGcatcaggtcagaggtcagcaagCAAAGGGACCAGTACAGCAAGAACCAGCAGG GGGAGGCAGGTCAGTCAGGGAAGTCGGGACAACAGAAGTCTCCGGACAAGCAGGTCCCAGACGAGGCCTCTCCAGAAAAGGGCAGAAGCCCCTCCAAGGAACCGCAGGCCCTGTCCCCAGCCCAGGGGAAGTCCCCCAGCCCCCGGGTGAAGGCCCCCAGTCCCCAGGGAAAGGCTCCTGCCTCTCCTGttgatgaagaagaagtgtCACAAGAGGGAATCAG AACATATGACAGACTCAGTCAACTGGCTGGTGTGTCCCCGACCAGAGAAGTGGAGAGCAGGGGTAAGAAGGGCAGCAAGGAAGCCACGCCCTCCTCTTATCACGTACCCATGGCGCGGCGTGTGTCAGAGCAGGAGATCGCCGATCATGGGGGAGTTCAAAGAGCCAACCAGAGGGTGGAGAAGGAAATCAAGAAAGGAGACTCAAGCCCTGTTGCAG CAACCAGCACTAGAGAACCTTCCCGTCAGCTCAGCGAGTTTGGAAAGTTGCGGCACCCTCTGCCAACAGAAGAAGAGGGAGGCAAGAAGAAAACCAGAAAGAAGGACTCTTCTGCAGCAGCTGCAATGGAAAACATTAAGAAATTTGGAGCTGCTGTCATCCCGTTGTCAATGAAGATATTGTTTGCAG GAAAGCAGTCGATAACCAACCGACTGGACAAGCCTGGCCCGTTCATACAGGATGTTTATGTGACTGTGGCACTGGACGGGGCCCTGATGTCAGAGAAACACCTGCGTGAACTGAACCCTCTCATCATCAAGGTGGCCCACGCCTCCAACATGCCTGCCACACCCCTCAACTACCAGCTGCTCAAAGACAA GTGTGAACCAACATACATCTGTTACAAGTTCCTGGACCAGGACGTGCACAGAAGCATTGGCAGGGAACAGGACAATAATGTGTACTGGGATGATCTTAACGTCATTCTGACAG GAACCCTTGACCCAGGAGAGCTGCGGGAGTTTCTGATTGGCCCACcccttgaagttgaagttcatgATCGAGACCGGCTGGATTCTACACTGAAGAAACCTCCAACCATTTTTGGTGATGATATGGAAGATGACAAGATCCACAATGTGGGGATGATCACAG CAAGAAGAACGACCCATAACCCCCTGAAGGAGCGAGAGAAGGTGTGGGACCCGTACGGCGTGGCCAAGTTCGACATGTCCGACCTCCTGCTGGGACAGAAGTCCATGAACTTGACTGCACCCATCCACTGTTGTCCCCTGCCAGACATGGCCGGCATCAGGACTGAGAACGGGAAACTGGTGGGCATCATCGGGGCAGTGGATGGACCAG AGGCTGCACCATTGCCTACAGGCCACTACCTGGAGACCAATGCCCAGCTGAAGATCAGACTGGAGGTAGCCTACCCCCTGCGGCACCTGGCACCTGCCAGGCTTAAGAACAAGGTCCAGACACCACCAGAGAAGGTTGAGTCTGCAGACACAGCCAGCGATGGGGGGAAGCCTGAGGAGCCGGTTGATGTCAAG CCTCCTCAGTGCCCGTTCGCTCGTATCATCTTCATGTTCCCGTACCACGACAAGGAGTTCCTGCACCGGCTACAGGCAGAAGTGACGGCCATCAATGCTGCTGCCCTGCAGCTGGACCAGATGCCACAGCACGTCATCGAGGCAGCACTGTCAACCTACAAGCTATCAGT TGAACAACAGAAGAGTAAGTCACTGGACATTGTGACAGGTTTCCAGGTGCTGGATGGAGaggtgcatgtgtttgtgttggagGGACTGAGAGACAAGGCAATCCACAGGATATGGACTGCTCTACCAAGGCCTGCGGTGGCAG ACGATGTCTTCTTCAAAGTTTTGTATAACTCGGAGATGACTTTCCGCCGCCGGCTGTATGCGGAGTTGGATGTTGACCTATGCCGTGTGCGTCTCCACGAGCCGATCTCAGTCATCGTGCAGCAGCCCCTCCTCTACGTCAGGGACATGGTACCCAAGCCCTGCTTTGACTCCCTGGCTAGGATAGACAAG ATGCTGCAGTCCACCAAGCTCAGGGACGTGACCCGCAATGACCTCTTCCCCACCGCAGAGATGGTCGTGTCAATGAGCAAGGAGTTTGGCATCCCACTCACTATGGAGGACTTTGAAG ATCTGAAGAAGCCTGACAGCGAAGAGCAGCCATCAGATGAGTTCACAGCCACTCCCATGGACATGCGGCGCCCGTGGACCCCACTGGACATGTACAACTATGAGTATGAGGAGTTTGTCAAGCAGAGAGAAATGCTGGGGCCACTCCGGGACTATGTCAGGGAAAACATT GATTTGGTGGACCAACTGGCAAGAATACCAAAGCACAAGAAGGGAAAAACCATTGCTGCCATGCCTGTACATGGAAGAGTGCACAACTACAGTACACAGGCACTCAACTCCACAGAACTCGCCAAGGAACTGTTACGACAGGAACTTGCTAAG gAGCCTGATGCCAGGTTCACCCTGTGCCAGGACTACCACCACTCCATGACAGTAGACCCGGTGGACCTGGAGGCAGTGAGGAAGCAGCAGGCGACAGAGTCCAGGGACATGTGGAGGACGAAGGACGGCTTCATCTACCCTGGGATGAAGACAACCCTGGAGTGTAATGTCCATCCCCACAAGCCTGGGGAAGCCAGGGTCGATGACCTTAGAAAG CCATGGAGGGAAGGCCTCCTGCACGCTGCTCAGCTGAAACCCACCCTTCCCCGACGGGAGCGGTACAGTTGGGACGAGCGGACAAGCGACCTGGACCTCTGGAAGAGACCGCTTCTACATTTTGGTTCTTCGGCACCCATCACCATCCACCTGCCTG GGAAACTTCGTGAGGAGGAGATAATGGATGCTGCCATGAAGGACTATGAGGACTGGCGGTCCAAGATAGTTCCAAACGACACACAAATGCACTTCCACCGCATTAATAAAGATACGGAGCTGAAGCAGCGAGGCAAGAGGTCAGGCAACCAGCTGGACAGGTTGCGGGGGCTGCTGAAAGATGATCCCAGGAAACTGGCCTTGTCCAAGTCAG GGTTTTCTCTGAAGGAGATCCCCCCGCTGTCAGTGGTGAACTACCCCAGTGTGGACAGGGACAGTCGAGAAGCCGGTAAGACCCTCCTCCCCGCCGTGGAGAACGAGGGAGAGGAGCGGGGGCCGGGCTTCACGCCGGGACCGCACACCGCGCACAGCTGGCTGCTGGAGAAGAACAAGATCCCAGTACGGGACATGGAGCATGATCGCTTCATCTCAACTAGAGGGGGCGACTTCAA TGTGTACCACAAGGACAGAAGTGTTCTACACAGTCGCTCCATCCCCCCTCTGCACCCCGTGGAGAGAGACAACAACCTGTTCAAGACGCCTCCCAAGGCTAGAGTCCCCTCCCCGCCCACCAAGGACCGCCACTTCACACCTGACGACAAGACGGGGAGGAACTTCTACAAGATCTTCCCCGGCCCCGATGCTCTGAAGAACCTGAGGAGCGAGATGGTGATGGAGTAA
- the LOC136435340 gene encoding CUB domain-containing protein 2-like has product MEKTCILGLILVLSWWHQSVPVTGQSCGPTSFSSGQGTVTSPNYPSNYNNYLLCNYDFTASGDDHVWIKFTDFHLEDGPSCVWDDVSIYDTSASPWTQIGEKYCGTDTPPYVVSPGQTLRVRFKTDYSVTAKGFSFDYSFDSIDGLGDCGVTATISSGSGAITSPSYPSGYPDNANCVYELTAASADDVIQLFFVQFSLDSAGGDSLRIVTTGDHHAGDTVYTRDDANSLHVAGTSLTLTFTSSAGSPNGDGFLATYSVLTDGAILGTCGGTYTADTGTISSPGYPGNYDNNADCYYSIQVSAGHIVQLEFTTFHIAGYCSDDSLTIYNGDSSSAPVIAHYCGMGEPTTFQSPSNAVYLVFTSNSYGNAEGFRADYTAISSSAIQTTTVSPTGPTEETPSDGMPICDTRFLSDPTVPVVSHDGYSSGISYSADTSCTVVLTTSHGNKINVWIENMHIQECGGQSCTCDYLEFQGIEVHDSLRYCGDLDHPEYLTSSGHMVVVTFHTDSSVQNSGFKIAWNSYDYGTGESGCSEFWCPADSMCIPHSWVCDGVDHCSDKADEYCVYPWDSPLSTEQIMIIVFVSCTAIVLIAVCVPTIRYCCRRQPQQVNVIVPHGHDPAYYSQGPYGVPSGHVYHPHSHHALPPQHGPPPPQHGPTGGVPPHYGPHPPNVGQMLDPPGEISAYHRPPSPYPMDSMAMDMYTKQGELPSLNVNVTTAEDVAMRHQHGPGIPPPPVYIPPTHR; this is encoded by the exons ATGGAAAAGACCTGTATCTTAG GACTTATCCTGGTGCTGTCCTGGTGGCACCAGTCTGTCCCCGTGACTGGTCAAAGTTGCGGACCAACAAGTTTTTCCTCAGGACAGGGGACAGTCACTTCTCCAAACTATCCCAGCAACTATAACAACTACCTACTCTGTAACTATGACTTCACGGCGTCAGGTG ACGACCATGTGTGGATCAAGTTCACGGACTTCCATCTGGAGGATGGCCCGTCATGTGTGTGGGATGACGTGTCAATCTACGACACCTCGGCCAGTCCGTGGACGCAGATCGGAGAGAAATACTGCGGCACGGACACGCCCCCGTACGTAGTGTCTCCGGGACAAACACTACGCGTGCGCTTCAAGACCGACTACAGCGTCACGGCCAAGGGATTCTCTTTCGACTACTCGTTTGACAGCATAG ACGGCCTGGGAGACTGTGGGGTGACTGCTACCATTAGTAGCGGCTCGGGCGCGATCACCTCCCCCAGCTACCCAAGTGGCTATCCCGACAACGCAAACTGTGTATATGAGCTGACAGCAGCCAGTGCAGACGATGTTATACAG CTTTTCTTTGTGCAGTTCTCCCTGGACTCGGCAGGAGGAGACTCCCTAAGGATCGTCACCACAGGCGACCACCACGCCGGTGACACCGTGTACACACGGGACGATGCAAACTCCCTCCACGTGGCGGGAACCAgcctgaccctgaccttcacCTCATCGGCTGGATCGCCCAATGGAGACGGTTTTCTGGCCACTTATTCGGTCCTCACAGACG GTGCTATCCTGGGTACGTGCGGAGGGACGTACACTGCAGACACAGGCACGATCTCCTCCCCAGGTTACCCTGGGAACTATGACAACAACGCCGACTGTTACTACTCCATCCAAGTCAGCGCCGGGCACATCGTTCAG CTTGAGTTCACTACGTTCCACATCGCAGGGTACTGCTCCGATGACTCCCTCACCATCTATAACGGTGACAGCTCGTCTGCGCCCGTGATAGCGCACTACTGCGGGATGGGAGAACCCACAACATTCCAGTCCCCCTCCAACGCTGTGTACCTGGTCTTCACCTCAAACTCCTACGGGAACGCGGAGGGGTTCCGGGCTGACTACACTGCTATCTCCAGCAGTGCCATCCAGACAACAACTGTGTCGCCAACAG GTCCAACGGAAGAGACCCCTTCAGACGGCATGCCCA TCTGTGACACCCGCTTCCTGAGTGACCCCACCGTTCCCGTGGTATCTCACGACGGCTACTCCTCCGGCATCAGCTACAGCGCCGACACCAGCTGTACGGTCGTCCTGACCACCAGCCACGGCAACAAGATCAACGTATGGATAGAGAACATGCACATCCAGGAGTGTGGAGGACAAT CATGCACTTGTGACTACTTGGAATTTCAAGGCATTGAAGTGCACGACTCCCTGCGCTACTGTGGCGACTTGGACCACCCTGAGTATCTGACCTCGTCCGGACACATGGTCGTGGTGACCTTCCACACGGACAGCAGTGTCCAGAACTCCGGCTTCAAGATAGCCTGGAACAGTTATGATTATGGAACAG GTGAGAGCGGCTGCTCAGAGTTCTGGTGTCCCGCAGACTCCATGTGCATCCCCCACTCTTGGGTGTGTGACGGCGTGGATCACTGCTCAGACAAGGCAGATGAGTACT GTGTTTACCCTTGGGATAGCCCACTGTCAACTGAACAAATCATGATAATCGTCTTCGTGTCATGTACGGCTATTGTTCTGATAGCTGTGTGTGTGCCCACCATTCGCTACTGCTGCCGCCGCCAGCCACAGCAGGTCAATGTCATCGTGCCACATGGACATGACCCCGCCTACTACAG CCAAGGTCCTTATGGTGTACCCTCAGGGCATGTGTACCATCCTCACAGTCACCATGCACTACCACCTCAACATGGGCCGCCACCTCCTCAACATGGACCAACTGGAGGAGTCCCTCCCCATTATGGACCACACCCTCCGAATGTTGGCCAAATGTTAGATCCCCCTGGTGAGATCTCAGCCTACCATAGACCACCCTCCCCATACCCTATGGATAGCATGGCTATGGACATGTACACCAAACAGGGGGAGTTACCTTCTCTCAATGTTAACGTTACCACAGCTGAGGATGTGGCCATGAGGCACCAACATGGCCCAGGCATCCCTCCTCCACCTGTCTACATCCCCCCGACACACCGCTGA
- the LOC136435341 gene encoding uncharacterized protein isoform X1, with translation METAAWVSNGQVNVINKGLNKQPSVCTSATLAQEPVIQTTPSNTSIDAEICRICHSKEDLTNFKPLVSPCACSGSVQFTHLGCLSQWLRNKDAPSDRCEVCKTKFDNDVVQRCQALTETSESSSETEINQSQADPDASLGGVGVPILLFCSFFSLSLLGYTSYILICYFPKNIDWLSMLSVTLCIVLSIAMLVVAFFCLKSIAAEIGRRLATKTRAEEVGQELTEVVHL, from the exons ATGGAGACAGCAGCATGGGTGAGCAATGGACAGGTCAACGTCATTAACAAA GGCTTGAACAAACAGCCTTCGGTCTGCACTTCGGCGACATTGGCGCAAGAACCAGTGATACAGACTACGCCTTCCAACACCAGCATAGACGCCGAAATCTGCCGTATCTGCCACAGCAAGGAGGACCTCACAAACTTCAA GCCACTGGTATCACCATGCGCATGCTCAGGATCCGTGCAGTTTACCCACCTGGGCTGCCTGTCCCAGTGGCTCCGCAACAAGGATGCACCTAGCGATCGGTGTGAAGTCTGCAAGACGAAATTTGACAATGACGTAGTACAG CGATGTCAGGCTTTGACGGAAACAAGCGAGTCTTCCTCGGAAACCGAAATCAACCAGTCCCAAGCGGATCCGGATGCATCTCTCGGCGGAGTAGGCGTACCCATCTTGCTCTTCTGTTCGTTCTTCTCCCTGTCGTTGCTAGGTTACACTTCGTATATTCTCATTTGCTATTTTCCGAAGAACATAGACTGGCTGTCAATGTTGTCGGTCACGTTGTGCATCGTGTTGTCGATAGCTATGCTTGTGGTGGCGTTTTTCTGCCTAAAGTCAATTGCAGCTGAGATCGGGAGACGCCTAGCGACCAAGACAAGAGCAGAAGAGGTGGGACAAGAGCTCACCGAAGTCGTGCATTTGTGA
- the LOC136435341 gene encoding uncharacterized protein isoform X3, producing the protein METAAWPSVCTSATLAQEPVIQTTPSNTSIDAEICRICHSKEDLTNFKPLVSPCACSGSVQFTHLGCLSQWLRNKDAPSDRCEVCKTKFDNDVVQRCQALTETSESSSETEINQSQADPDASLGGVGVPILLFCSFFSLSLLGYTSYILICYFPKNIDWLSMLSVTLCIVLSIAMLVVAFFCLKSIAAEIGRRLATKTRAEEVGQELTEVVHL; encoded by the exons ATGGAGACAGCAGCATGG CCTTCGGTCTGCACTTCGGCGACATTGGCGCAAGAACCAGTGATACAGACTACGCCTTCCAACACCAGCATAGACGCCGAAATCTGCCGTATCTGCCACAGCAAGGAGGACCTCACAAACTTCAA GCCACTGGTATCACCATGCGCATGCTCAGGATCCGTGCAGTTTACCCACCTGGGCTGCCTGTCCCAGTGGCTCCGCAACAAGGATGCACCTAGCGATCGGTGTGAAGTCTGCAAGACGAAATTTGACAATGACGTAGTACAG CGATGTCAGGCTTTGACGGAAACAAGCGAGTCTTCCTCGGAAACCGAAATCAACCAGTCCCAAGCGGATCCGGATGCATCTCTCGGCGGAGTAGGCGTACCCATCTTGCTCTTCTGTTCGTTCTTCTCCCTGTCGTTGCTAGGTTACACTTCGTATATTCTCATTTGCTATTTTCCGAAGAACATAGACTGGCTGTCAATGTTGTCGGTCACGTTGTGCATCGTGTTGTCGATAGCTATGCTTGTGGTGGCGTTTTTCTGCCTAAAGTCAATTGCAGCTGAGATCGGGAGACGCCTAGCGACCAAGACAAGAGCAGAAGAGGTGGGACAAGAGCTCACCGAAGTCGTGCATTTGTGA
- the LOC136435341 gene encoding uncharacterized protein isoform X2 produces METAAWGLNKQPSVCTSATLAQEPVIQTTPSNTSIDAEICRICHSKEDLTNFKPLVSPCACSGSVQFTHLGCLSQWLRNKDAPSDRCEVCKTKFDNDVVQRCQALTETSESSSETEINQSQADPDASLGGVGVPILLFCSFFSLSLLGYTSYILICYFPKNIDWLSMLSVTLCIVLSIAMLVVAFFCLKSIAAEIGRRLATKTRAEEVGQELTEVVHL; encoded by the exons ATGGAGACAGCAGCATGG GGCTTGAACAAACAGCCTTCGGTCTGCACTTCGGCGACATTGGCGCAAGAACCAGTGATACAGACTACGCCTTCCAACACCAGCATAGACGCCGAAATCTGCCGTATCTGCCACAGCAAGGAGGACCTCACAAACTTCAA GCCACTGGTATCACCATGCGCATGCTCAGGATCCGTGCAGTTTACCCACCTGGGCTGCCTGTCCCAGTGGCTCCGCAACAAGGATGCACCTAGCGATCGGTGTGAAGTCTGCAAGACGAAATTTGACAATGACGTAGTACAG CGATGTCAGGCTTTGACGGAAACAAGCGAGTCTTCCTCGGAAACCGAAATCAACCAGTCCCAAGCGGATCCGGATGCATCTCTCGGCGGAGTAGGCGTACCCATCTTGCTCTTCTGTTCGTTCTTCTCCCTGTCGTTGCTAGGTTACACTTCGTATATTCTCATTTGCTATTTTCCGAAGAACATAGACTGGCTGTCAATGTTGTCGGTCACGTTGTGCATCGTGTTGTCGATAGCTATGCTTGTGGTGGCGTTTTTCTGCCTAAAGTCAATTGCAGCTGAGATCGGGAGACGCCTAGCGACCAAGACAAGAGCAGAAGAGGTGGGACAAGAGCTCACCGAAGTCGTGCATTTGTGA
- the LOC136435343 gene encoding galactosylceramide sulfotransferase-like codes for MLRHCHRAFVAFVVIATVGMIICSHSLFKGNTGQSHPRRLMGAVNHSQSSGATSSIRWPRCKERRRVAFAKNHKVGGDTVKNILSRYGYTRKLNFLLPRSLVASMTYPYSLYPEFYLPAPPNQTFDMLVYHTVYNRTRFRQILPRNTVYLTIIREPLNHLKSIWNYYGLQNRFLIKSNGEHAILTFLNNPEKYDKTCGHGHHVPYCLTQNSVSVDLGFPATDNRRVTLGCDADEREVITQKFLRTIHDDFHLVMITEYFDESLVLLKRLMCWTLQDILYYKANVRHYAAKRTHIPPDVRQIHKEWSYVDYSLYHHFNRTFWKRVQAAGNDFWGEVRYFRRINQQMREMCDIASRLNPCPVSLQTLVVNDTRWSPGFTMDREFCLLAKRDLSCYYSLQTERAAKALRLNRSNIHLYGGMGPRNNLQRSISKSAISLKRLTKTGSRKDAMYHANVHKLSGQDVVGPHCLYCSLDNCRPFDYLTHFYKDGHVSSDTYRTIMRRINLKLAGRCNVP; via the exons ATGTTGAGACACTGTCACAGGGCCTTCGTCGCGTTCGTTGTAATCGCCACGGTTGGAATGATCATCTGTTCACACAGCCTGTTTAAGGG CAACACTGGGCAAAGCCATCCGCGGCGACTGATGGGAGCTGTGAACCACAGTCAATCATCTGGCGCCACGTCATCCATAAGGTGGCCAAGATGCAAAGAGAGGAGGCGGGTAGCTTTCGCTAAGAACCACAAAGTAGGAGGAGACACAGTGAAGAACATTCTCAGCCGTTATGGCTACACCAGGAAACTCAACTTCTTACTCCCGCGCTCTCTCGTGGCCAGTATGACGTATCCGTACAGTCTTTACCCAGAATTCTACCTGCCGGCACCCCCGAACCAGACCTTCGACATGTTGGTGTACCACACTGTGTACAACAGAACACGTTTCAGACAGATCCTCCCCAGGAACACTGTCTATCTTACCATCATCCGCGAACCCTTAAATCATCTTAAGTCCATATGGAACTACTACGGGCTACAAAATAGATTCCTTATCAAATCTAATGGTGAACATGCAATTTTGACGTTTCTCAACAATCcagaaaaatatgacaaaacgTGTGGCCATGGTCATCATGTTCCCTACTGTCTCACCCAGAATTCTGTATCGGTCGACCTTGGATTTCCCGCAACAGACAACAGGCGTGTGACTCTTGGTTGTGACGCGGACGAAAGAGAGGTCATTACTCAGAAATTTCTGCGGACAATCCACGACGATTTTCACTTGGTCATGATTACGGAATACTTTGATGAGTCGCTCGTCCTGCTGAAGAGGCTGATGTGTTGGACGTTACAGGACATTCTCTACTACAAGGCCAATGTGCGCCATTACGCCGCCAAGAGAACACATATCCCACCAGACGTCAGACAGATCCATAAAGAATGGAGCTACGTGGACTATTCTCTCTATCATCATTTCAATCGAACCTTTTGGAAGAGGGTACAAGCGgctggcaatgatttttggggAGAGGTGAGATATTTTAGACGCATTAATCAGCAAATGAGAGAAATGTGCGACATTGCCTCACGTCTGAACCCATGTCCCGTCTCACTGCAAACTTTGGTCGTCAATGATACAAGATGGAGTCCGGGGTTTACAATGGACCGTGAGTTCTGCTTACTGGCGAAAAGAGACCTTAGTTGCTACTATTCACTGCAAACCGAGCGAGCAGCAAAAGCGCTGAGACTAAACCGTAGCAACATCCACTTGTACGGGGGTATGGGACCTAGAAACAATTTACAGAGGTCTATATCAAAATCAGCTATATCATTGAAAAGATTGACCAAAACTGGGAGCAGAAAAGATGCAATgtatcatgcaaatgtacacAAACTGAGCGGACAAGACGTGGTGGGACCGCACTGCCTGTACTGTAGCCTGGATAACTGTAGACCGTTCGACTACTTGACTCATTTCTACAAGGACGGGCAtgtcagcagcgacacctatcggACCATCATGAGGAGAATCAACCTAAAGCTTGCCGGACGATGTAACGTCCCGTAA